In Litorimonas taeanensis, one DNA window encodes the following:
- a CDS encoding CoA-acylating methylmalonate-semialdehyde dehydrogenase, with amino-acid sequence MNVIGHFVDGKRVAGTSGRTKDIFNPNTGQVQSQVSMATPAELDAAVASSEKAQIAWANTNPQKRSRILFAYKQLVEANMDDLAAMLSSEHGKVLADSRGDVIRGVDVIEFACGIPHGQKGEHTYGAGPEIDVYSMRKPLGVVAGITPFNFPAMIPMWMFGMAIATGNACILKPSEKDPSVPMRLAELFVEAGGPIGLLQCINGDKEIVDAICDHPTIKAVSFVGSSDIAQYVYARATANGKRAQCMGGAKNHGIIMPDANMDQAVKDILGAAFGSAGERCMALPVVVPVGEGTAERFLEKMLPAIEAMKVGVSEDPEADYGPVVTGVHKESIKAQVTKAVEEGADLLVDGRDFSLQGYEDGFFIGPSLLDNVTADMETYQDEIFGPVLQIVRANSFEEALKLPSEHQYGNGVAIFTQNGRAAREFADRVEVGMVGINVPIPVPVAYHSFGGWKRSAFGDANQYGMEGLRFYTKVKTVTQRWPEGETEDSAFIIPTF; translated from the coding sequence ATGAACGTAATCGGGCATTTTGTAGATGGTAAACGCGTCGCGGGGACCTCTGGTAGAACCAAAGATATATTTAATCCCAATACAGGACAGGTGCAGAGCCAAGTGTCTATGGCGACGCCAGCCGAACTTGATGCGGCTGTGGCCTCTTCCGAGAAGGCTCAAATTGCTTGGGCTAACACAAACCCGCAAAAACGCTCTCGCATACTTTTTGCCTATAAACAGCTGGTAGAGGCGAATATGGATGACCTCGCGGCCATGCTGTCTTCTGAGCATGGTAAGGTGCTGGCAGATAGCCGCGGCGATGTTATTCGCGGCGTGGATGTTATTGAATTTGCCTGCGGTATTCCGCATGGCCAAAAGGGCGAGCACACTTACGGCGCGGGTCCAGAGATTGATGTTTACTCTATGCGTAAGCCGCTGGGCGTTGTGGCAGGCATTACGCCATTTAACTTTCCTGCGATGATTCCAATGTGGATGTTCGGCATGGCTATCGCAACAGGCAATGCCTGTATTTTAAAGCCTTCAGAAAAAGATCCCTCTGTACCGATGCGCCTTGCAGAGCTTTTTGTCGAAGCGGGCGGCCCGATTGGCCTCTTGCAGTGCATTAATGGCGACAAAGAAATCGTGGATGCGATTTGCGATCATCCGACGATCAAAGCGGTCAGCTTTGTTGGTTCATCGGACATTGCGCAATATGTATATGCGCGCGCAACAGCCAATGGAAAACGCGCGCAATGTATGGGCGGGGCAAAGAACCACGGCATCATCATGCCAGATGCCAATATGGATCAAGCCGTGAAAGATATTCTGGGGGCGGCCTTTGGCTCCGCAGGCGAACGCTGCATGGCTTTGCCTGTTGTCGTACCCGTAGGCGAAGGCACAGCCGAGCGTTTCTTAGAAAAAATGCTCCCTGCAATTGAGGCCATGAAAGTGGGCGTGTCCGAAGACCCAGAGGCAGATTACGGCCCTGTTGTCACAGGCGTGCATAAAGAGAGTATCAAGGCACAAGTAACAAAAGCGGTTGAAGAGGGGGCAGACCTTCTGGTTGATGGGCGTGATTTCTCTCTTCAAGGGTATGAGGATGGTTTCTTTATTGGACCTTCTTTACTCGATAATGTCACAGCAGACATGGAAACCTACCAAGACGAGATTTTCGGCCCTGTCTTGCAAATTGTCCGCGCAAATAGCTTTGAAGAAGCGCTTAAGCTGCCGTCTGAGCATCAATATGGCAATGGCGTTGCAATCTTTACGCAAAATGGTCGCGCCGCTCGTGAATTTGCGGATCGGGTAGAGGTCGGTATGGTTGGCATTAATGTGCCCATCCCTGTGCCTGTGGCGTATCATAGCTTTGGCGGTTGGAAACGCTCTGCCTTTGGCGATGCAAACCAATACGGAATGGAGGGCTTACGCTTTTATACGAAAGTCAAGACGGTCACACAAAGATGGCCGGAAGGCGAGACAGAAGATAGCGCCTTTATTATCCCGACATTTTAG
- a CDS encoding exopolysaccharide biosynthesis polyprenyl glycosylphosphotransferase: MSAKKKQADTYTDTAQLRAELTSAMSAPRASVRKEDEKRTGQQAPLPSMPDRRRRRKSVTDIKVTEKQSNLSAWRFVMRSLDAFAVIYVITVGIWNGYIGANNNGIIAPIAAATLGSLFFIGLLILNRAHSFKPTERYLDHMKTVALASTGALGVWLTIALILRPDSFLPDTLAKSGLLATGVLLALHTLYYMHIRRLHENHALAPTIVMLGATESARRIIEENARTKELNILAIFDDRIARAPHDIHGVPVVGKVEDLLAWDKLPFINRIVVTLPSMAAKRKQAFVEQVRLLPNRIAFVVDEFETLNHVRQRVSEIAEVSLRDVTGSPKSGRHTALKRVTDIALSSIALVLGAPILLLISIMIKIDSPGPVIFKQQRHGFNNRIFYVYKFRSMKKESEDLKAERQVTHGDDRVTKLGRFIRKTSLDELPQLLNVLKGEMSLVGPRPHAVGMRTNGKDSMELVEEYAHRHKVKPGMTGWAQINGSRGALETAEDIATRVKLDVDYIERSGFFFDLYIMLMTLPVLLGDKDSIR, from the coding sequence ATGTCAGCAAAGAAAAAACAAGCAGACACCTATACAGATACAGCGCAGTTACGCGCCGAATTGACCTCTGCCATGAGCGCTCCACGAGCGTCTGTCCGTAAAGAAGATGAGAAGCGAACAGGCCAACAGGCGCCTCTACCGTCAATGCCCGATCGCCGTAGACGCCGTAAATCCGTTACAGATATTAAAGTGACTGAGAAACAATCCAACCTCAGCGCTTGGCGTTTCGTTATGCGCAGTCTTGATGCCTTCGCTGTGATTTATGTTATCACAGTGGGCATATGGAACGGATATATTGGTGCCAATAATAATGGCATTATTGCCCCGATTGCCGCCGCGACGTTAGGCAGTCTTTTCTTTATTGGCCTTTTGATTTTAAACCGCGCGCATAGTTTCAAGCCAACAGAACGATATCTTGACCATATGAAAACCGTGGCTCTGGCTTCGACAGGAGCTTTAGGTGTCTGGTTGACAATAGCGTTAATTCTGCGTCCTGATAGCTTCCTTCCAGACACGTTGGCGAAATCAGGTTTGCTTGCCACGGGCGTTCTCTTGGCCCTGCATACGCTTTATTATATGCATATACGGCGACTGCATGAAAACCATGCACTGGCCCCAACGATTGTTATGCTCGGCGCAACGGAATCTGCGCGGCGCATCATCGAAGAAAACGCTCGCACCAAAGAATTGAACATTCTGGCTATATTTGATGACCGCATCGCCCGTGCGCCGCATGATATTCACGGCGTGCCTGTTGTCGGCAAAGTCGAAGATCTTCTGGCGTGGGATAAGCTGCCATTCATCAATCGTATTGTTGTGACCCTGCCGTCTATGGCGGCTAAACGGAAACAGGCCTTTGTTGAGCAAGTGCGTTTGCTACCCAACCGCATTGCTTTTGTGGTTGATGAGTTTGAAACGCTTAATCACGTGCGTCAGCGCGTTTCAGAAATCGCAGAAGTTAGCCTGCGTGATGTAACAGGCAGCCCAAAATCAGGCCGGCACACCGCGCTCAAACGCGTGACAGATATCGCCCTGTCTTCGATTGCTTTGGTATTAGGGGCCCCTATTTTGCTCTTGATTTCTATCATGATAAAAATCGACAGTCCCGGCCCTGTTATTTTCAAACAACAACGCCACGGATTTAATAACCGTATCTTCTATGTTTATAAATTTCGGTCGATGAAAAAAGAGTCAGAGGATTTAAAAGCGGAACGCCAAGTCACCCATGGGGATGACCGCGTCACCAAGCTAGGCCGTTTCATCCGTAAGACGTCTTTGGATGAATTACCGCAGCTTTTAAACGTATTAAAAGGTGAAATGTCTTTGGTGGGGCCGCGCCCTCATGCTGTTGGCATGCGCACAAATGGCAAAGACAGTATGGAATTGGTTGAAGAATATGCTCACCGCCACAAAGTCAAACCCGGCATGACGGGTTGGGCACAGATAAATGGCTCTCGCGGCGCGCTTGAAACGGCCGAGGATATTGCTACGCGCGTTAAACTTGATGTCGATTATATCGAACGCAGTGGTTTCTTCTTTGACCTTTATATTATGTTGATGACCTTACCCGTATTATTGGGTGACAAGGACTCAATTCGATAA